The Streptomyces sp. 11x1 genomic sequence CGCGCCACGGCGAGATCGTCAAGATCTACTGCCGGACCGAGGGCCAGAGCGTGGACGGCAACCGGCAGTGGTACCTGCTCGTCGACGGGACCTGGGCCTGGGGCTCGGCCCGCTACATCGCCCCCTTCAAGGCGCCCCGCTGGTGCGACGCCTGAGCAGCAAGGCACGGCAAGGCACAACAAGGCGCACAGACAGAACAAGACACACAAGGCATTCCATTTAGGTAAGTTCCGGGCATGACCACCAAGGCCGGAACGACCCTGGCGGCGGATCCCTCGGATCCGTCCCCGCCGCCCGCCGTACGCCTGCTCCGGCGCCGAGGCGTCGAGTTCACCCTCACCGTCGTGGCCGTCCTGCTCTCCGTGTACGGCTACTGCGCTGTGGGTCTGGCCAGATACGGCACCGTCCCGCCCGGCGCCGCCGACTACGGCGCCGGGCTCGGTGTGCTCGCGCTGCTGGCCCATCTGGTGGTCCGGCTGCGGGCGCCGTACGCCGATCCGCTGCTGCTGCCGATCGCGGTGCTCCTCAACGGCCTGGGACTGGTGCTGATCCACCGGCTCGACCTGGAGACACCGGCCGACCAGGCCGCGCCCGCGCAGCTGAACTGGTCGACGCTCGGCGTCGCGCTGTTCATCGCGGTGGTGGCGCTGCTGCGTGACCACCGGGTGCTCCAGCGGTACGCGTACGTCTCGGTGGTGGCGGCGCTCGCGCTGCTGGCCCTGCCGATCCTCTTCCCACCGGTCAACGGGGCCCGGATCTGGGTGCGGATCGCCGGGTTCTCCCTCCAGCCGAGCGAGTTCGCGAAGGTGCTGCTCGCGCTGTTCTTCGCCAGCTATCTCGCGGCGAACCGCAACGCGCTGGCGTACGCCGGGCGTCAGATCTGGCGGTTCAGACGCCTCCAACTGCCCGCCGGGCGGGTCCTCGGCCCGATCGTCACCATCTGGCTGCTGAGCGTCGGCGTCCTGGTCCTGGAACGGGACCTGGGCACCTCCCTGCTGTTCTTCGGCCTGTTCGTGATCATGCTGTACGTCGCCACGGGCCGCACCGGCTGGATCGCGGTGGGGCTGCTGCTGGCGTGCGTGGGCGCGGTCGCCGTGGGCTGGCTGGAACCGCACGTCCACAGCCGGGTCGAGGACTGGCTGCATCCGTTCGCGTCCATCGAGGCGGGCCAGGGCGCGGGCCAACTCGCCCAGTCCCTCTTCGCGTTCGCCGCCGGCGGGCTGCTCGGCACCGGGCTCGGTCTCGGCCACTCCATCCTGATCGGCTTCGCCGCCAAGTCCGACTTCATCCTGGCCACGGCGGGCGAGGAGCTGGGCCTCGCCGGACTCTCCGCGATCTTCCTGCTCTACGCCCTGCTGGTGGAGCGCGGCTTCCGGGCCGGTCTCGCCCTGCGCGACGCCTTCGGCCGGCTCCTGGCCACCGGCCTCGCCTCGATCATCGCCCTCCAGGTCTTCGTCATCGCCGGCGGCGTCACCGGCCTCATCCCGCTCACCGGCATGGCGATGCCCTTCCTCGCCCAGGGCGGCTCCTCGGTCGTCACCAACTGGGTCATCGTGGCCCTGCTGATCCGGCTCAGCGACTCCTCCCGACGGCAGTACGCCCCGGGGCCGCTGCCGGGGGACCCGCTCGGGGAACCGGAGGGCCGGGACGGCGCGCGGGAGGGCCGAAGCGCATGACGACGTACATCCGCCGGGCCGCCGCCCTGTGCGCCCTGCTGCTGCTCGCCCTCCTTGTCAACGCCACCCGCGTGCAGGTCCTGCAGTCCCGGGCCTACGACGACAATCCCGCCAACCGCCGCCCGGAGATCGCCCGTTGGGGCCAGCCGCGCGGAGACATCGTGGTCGGGGGACGCCCGGTCACCGGCTCGACGGACACCGGGGAGCAGCTCCGCTACGAACGGACGTACCGGGACGGCCCGTTGTACGCGCCGGTCACGGGCTTCGCCTCGCAGGTGTACGGGACGACGTTCCTGGAGCACGCGCAGGACTCCGTCCTCGACGGCAGCGACCCGCTGCTGTCCTTCCTCCCGCTGTGGAACGACATCACCCGCGACCGGAACGCCGGCGGCACCGTCGTCACCACGATCCAGGAGGCGGCCCAGCGGGCGGCGTATCTGGGTCTCGGCACCCGCCGGGGCGCGGTCGCCGCGCTCGAACCGGCCACCGGGCGCGTCCTGGCGCTGGTGTCCCGGCCGTCCTACGACCCCGGACGGCTCTCCGGCAACGGCCCCGAGGCGGCCGAGGCGTGGGCACGGCTGAACGGGGACGCGGGCAGACCGATGCTCAACCGGGCGGTGCGGCAGACCTATCCGCCGGGCTCGACCTTCAAGGTGGTGACGGCCGCCGCCGCACTGGACGCCGGGGTGGTCACGGACCTCGACGCCCCGACCCGCTCCCCCGACCCGTACACCCTGCCGGGCACCACGACCTCCCTCGCCAACGAGGTCGAGGGCTGCGCGAACGCCTCGCTGCGCTATGCCTTCGAGTGGTCCTGCAACACGGTGTTCGCGAAGCTGGGCGTGGACGTCGGCCTCGGCGCCATGGCGGACACGGCCCGCGCCTTCGGCTTCAACGACCCCGGGCTGCGCATCCCCTTCTCGGTCGCCCCCAGCAGCTTCGACACCGAGATGGACCGGGCGCAGCTCGCCCTCTCCTCCATCGGGCAGTACGACACCCGGGCCACGCCCCTGCAGATGGCGCTCGTCACGGCGGCCGTCGCCAACGGGGGCTCGGTGCGGGCGCCGTACCTCGTCGAACGCACCACCACGGCGAGCGGCCGCACGGTCGCCGGCTCGGGCACGCACCCGCTCCGCCAGGCCATGAACCCCACCACCGCGCGGCGGCTGCGCGACCTCATGCGCGGCGTCGTCGAGGACGGCACCGGCGCCAACGCCGCCCTCCGTCACGCCACCGTCGGCGGCAAGACCGGCACCGCCCAGCACGGCCTCGGCAACTCCGGCACCCCCTTCGCCTGGTTCATCGGCTGGGCCCAGTCCGACGACGCGGTCGAACCCCAGGTGGCCGTGGCGGTGGTGGTGGAGGACGCGGAGGCGGTACGGGGGGACATCAGCGGGGGCGGCGACGCGGCACCGATCGCGAGGGAGGTGATGCGAGCGGTGCTCAAGGCTTCCGACGTCCCGTAAGGGGCGCGGGGCCGTTTCGATGTGCGGCTCCGCCGCGTGGGCGCGAGAAGCTCCACCGGCCCGCACGGTACGCACCGTTCCCACCATCCGAGATAAGCGATGTAGCCCTGGCCCCACCCGGGCCTACCGTTCGCCCATGACTCCCACCACGTACGAACTCGCCCAGGTGAACATCGCCCGCCTCCAAGCCCCGCTGGACTCGCCCCGGTTGCAGGACTTCGTCGACGCCCTCGATCCGGTGAACGCGGTCGCGGACCGCTCCCCCGGCTTCGTATGGCGTCTGCAGAGCGACTCCGGCAACGCGACCGACATCCCGGTCCTCGGCGACGAGTGGCTGATCATCAACATGTCGGTGTGGCGGGACACCGACGCCCTGACCGCCTTCATGTACCAGGGACAGCACCGGGAACTGCTGGCCCGCAGGCGGGAGTGGTTCGAGCGGTTGAGCAAGGCGGCGACCGCCCTGTGGTGGGTCCCGGCCGGTCACCACCCCACCGTGGCCGAGGCGGAGGA encodes the following:
- a CDS encoding FtsW/RodA/SpoVE family cell cycle protein; protein product: MTTKAGTTLAADPSDPSPPPAVRLLRRRGVEFTLTVVAVLLSVYGYCAVGLARYGTVPPGAADYGAGLGVLALLAHLVVRLRAPYADPLLLPIAVLLNGLGLVLIHRLDLETPADQAAPAQLNWSTLGVALFIAVVALLRDHRVLQRYAYVSVVAALALLALPILFPPVNGARIWVRIAGFSLQPSEFAKVLLALFFASYLAANRNALAYAGRQIWRFRRLQLPAGRVLGPIVTIWLLSVGVLVLERDLGTSLLFFGLFVIMLYVATGRTGWIAVGLLLACVGAVAVGWLEPHVHSRVEDWLHPFASIEAGQGAGQLAQSLFAFAAGGLLGTGLGLGHSILIGFAAKSDFILATAGEELGLAGLSAIFLLYALLVERGFRAGLALRDAFGRLLATGLASIIALQVFVIAGGVTGLIPLTGMAMPFLAQGGSSVVTNWVIVALLIRLSDSSRRQYAPGPLPGDPLGEPEGRDGAREGRSA
- a CDS encoding penicillin-binding transpeptidase domain-containing protein, encoding MTTYIRRAAALCALLLLALLVNATRVQVLQSRAYDDNPANRRPEIARWGQPRGDIVVGGRPVTGSTDTGEQLRYERTYRDGPLYAPVTGFASQVYGTTFLEHAQDSVLDGSDPLLSFLPLWNDITRDRNAGGTVVTTIQEAAQRAAYLGLGTRRGAVAALEPATGRVLALVSRPSYDPGRLSGNGPEAAEAWARLNGDAGRPMLNRAVRQTYPPGSTFKVVTAAAALDAGVVTDLDAPTRSPDPYTLPGTTTSLANEVEGCANASLRYAFEWSCNTVFAKLGVDVGLGAMADTARAFGFNDPGLRIPFSVAPSSFDTEMDRAQLALSSIGQYDTRATPLQMALVTAAVANGGSVRAPYLVERTTTASGRTVAGSGTHPLRQAMNPTTARRLRDLMRGVVEDGTGANAALRHATVGGKTGTAQHGLGNSGTPFAWFIGWAQSDDAVEPQVAVAVVVEDAEAVRGDISGGGDAAPIAREVMRAVLKASDVP
- a CDS encoding DUF3291 domain-containing protein, with product MTPTTYELAQVNIARLQAPLDSPRLQDFVDALDPVNAVADRSPGFVWRLQSDSGNATDIPVLGDEWLIINMSVWRDTDALTAFMYQGQHRELLARRREWFERLSKAATALWWVPAGHHPTVAEAEERILHLRAHGPTPYAFTLRTSFPAGPAEPTGPTEPAQPDAVLS